From Hoplias malabaricus isolate fHopMal1 chromosome 11, fHopMal1.hap1, whole genome shotgun sequence, a single genomic window includes:
- the LOC136709949 gene encoding uncharacterized protein isoform X2 yields MRELLMVIFLLLSPSLQRENCGDLCSAKLVLSKSNVMEGENVISKCWIGSKSANNIRVLLCKDNDTVKTEEAGGNKEDVEFKLDKVTLKDSGWYSCVYSEGKIAECMTNMTKLNPVKLEVLGKILPGNITGTQDSLTAGEDLTLTCSLTVNQTCTEIYVYLCLNGTGKSTKPVKCGINPISAVFLLNNIQTEVTGSYSCFYSLSNYNLSDLKNAAENPIFIQVYGGGQSYVVIVLSVAVAVALVIFGLFCYKDILHFRVCRDPDAKSCIHCFSPSVTPGSDHFYSEIAAGENPLAQNVQPDSSGENHPNRNALYSTVQRTTGRGQEDNTTESTSRHVVYSLLQTCEEKTKQLNTTDYYTYTC; encoded by the exons ATGAGGGAACTACTGATGGTGATAT TCTTACTACTGTCTCCTTCTCTTCAGAGAG AAAATTGTGGTGATTTATGTTCAGCAAAACTTGTTCTTTCCAAATCCAATGTGATGGAGGGAGAGAATGTGATTTCTAAATGCTGGATTGGTAGTAAATCTGCAAACAATATTCGTGTGCTCCTCTGCAAGGACAATGACACAGTGAAGACTGAGGAAGCTGGTGGAAATAAAGAAGATGTAGAGTTTAAACTTGATAAAGTTACACTAAAAGACTCAGGCTGGTACAGTTGTGTTTATTCAGAGGGAAAAATTGCTGAATGTATGACGAACATGACAAAACTCAATCCAGTCAAACTAGAAGTTCTTG GTAAAATATTGCCGGGAAATATTACAGGAACACAAGATTCTTTAACAGCTGGAGAAGATCTTACGCTGACATGCAGCTTAACAGTGAATCAAACCTGTACTGAAATCTATGTTTATCTGTGTTTAAATGGAACTGGAAAGAGCACCAAACCAGTGAAGTGTGGCATTAACCCCATTTCTGCAGTGTTCCTTCTTAACAATATTCAAACAGAAGTCACTGGTAGCTACAGCTGTTTTTATTCGTTGTCTAATTATAATCTCAGTGATTTGAAAAACGCTGCAGAAAACCCCATCTTCATTCAAGTGTATG GTGGAGGACAGTCTTATGTTGTAATAGTTTTGTCAGTAGCAGTAGCAGTTGCTCTGGTTATATTTGGACTTTTCTGTTACAAAGACATTCTTCATTTCA GGGTTTGCCGGGATCCTGATGCCAAGAGCTGTATACACTGCTTTAG CCCATCTGTTACTCCAGGGAGTGACCATTTCTACAGTGAAATCGCAGCAG GTGAAAATCCTCTGGCTCAAAATGTGCAGCC AGATTCATCAGGAGAGAACCAtcccaatagaaatgctctgtATTCCACAGTACAAAGAACCACAG GAAGAGGACAAGAAGACAATACAACAGAAAG CACTAGCAGACATGTGGTCTACAGCTTGCTGCAGACATGTG AAGAGAAGACTAAGCAACTGAATACAACAGATTACTACACTTATACATGCTAG
- the LOC136709871 gene encoding UDP-glucuronosyltransferase 2A2-like — translation MMFQSFCITVIILTVSVDCGRVLVFPHDGSHWVNMNVMIQELYTRGHHVTVIRPADSWYIKEHSPYYETLKVDFSVGGDETFFNVFVSRQLQIRRERSPVWTRFSLDMELKNSFSEMHRKICGMVTYIIEDQKLISSIREAKYDVMLTDPANGGGVVLAHYLALPLVFNTRWTVHGEAHFGIAPSPLSYVPFPLAMLTDKMTFFQRVYNMLFYSLRLFLYRRTVGPHYSALVGHYFGPDVDYFELFQAADIWLMRVDFVFEFPRPTMPNIVYVGCFHCKPAKPLPADLEDFVQSSGEHGIVMMSLGTLVGELPPGIDDEIAAALAELPQKVIWRHTGKKPSTLGNNTMLVDWLPQNDLLGHPKTRAFVSHGGTNGILESIYHGIPILGLPLVFDQHDNLSKMKYRGVAKFLDIATIEKKAFLEALQEVIYEPSYKINMQKLSRLERDKPIQPLDNAMYWIEFVMRNNGAAHLRTESYKMPWYTYHSIDVIVFLLFVVSVTIILIIAVIRYLCSKMCIKRRIKQE, via the coding sequence ATGATGTTCCAGTCATTTTGTATAACTGTCATTATTTTGACCGTGTCTGTGGACTGCGGAAGGGTCCTGGTGTTCCCCCATGATGGTAGTCACTGGGTTAACATGAATGTTATGATCCAGGAACTTTATACTAGAGGCCACCATGTTACAGTCATACGTCCAGCAGATAGCTGGTACATCAAAGAGCACTCCCCCTACTATGAAACTTTAAAAGTCGACTTTTCAGTGGGTGGCGATGAGACTTTCTTCAACGTATTTGTTTCCAGACAGCTGCAGATTAGACGAGAAAGAAGCCCTGTTTGGACACGTTTCAGTTTGGACATGGAATTGAAAAACAGCTTTTCAGAAATGCACAGGAAGATATGTGGCATGGTGACCTACATAATTGAGGATCAAAAGTTGATCAGTTCCATCAGAGAGGCCAAGTATGATGTAATGTTAACGGACCCTGCCAATGGTGGGGGGGTTGTGCTTGCACATTATCTCGCTTTACCATTGGTCTTCAATACCCGTTGGACAGTGCATGGAGAGGCACATTTTGGAATTGCTCCCTCACCCCTTTCTTATGTCCCTTTTCCACTAGCTATGCTCACAGATAAGATGACATTTTTCCAAAGGGTATATAACATGCTTTTCTACAGCCTGAGGCTTTTCCTTTACAGACGCACTGTAGGTCCTCATTACAGTGCATTGGTTGGCCACTACTTTGGTCCAGATGTGGACTATTTTGAATTATTTCAAGCAGCTGATATTTGGCTTATGAGAGTTGACTTTGTCTTTGAATTTCCACGCCCAACTATGCCAAACATAGTTTACGTGGGGTGCTTCCACTGCAAGCCAGCAAAACCACTTCCAGCTGACTTGGAGGACTTTGTACAAAGTTCTGGAGAGCATGGTATCGTTATGATGTCTTTGGGAACTCTGGTTGGAGAGCTTCCACCTGGTATAGATGATGAAATAGCTGCAGCTTTAGCTGAACTCCCTCAGAAAGTGATTTGGCGACATACTGGAAAAAAGCCTTCCACTCTTGGAAATAATACAATGCTGGTGGACTGGCTGCCACAAAATGATCTTTTGGGACATCCCAAGACCAGAGCTTTTGTGAGCCATGGAGGAACAAATGGGATATTAGAGTCTATTTACCATGGCATTCCAATACTTGGTTTACCATTGGTCTTTGATCAACATGACAATCTCTCAAAAATGAAATATAGAGGCGTGGCAAAATTCCTGGATATAGCCACCATAGAAAAGAAGGCATTCCTGGAGGCTTTGCAGGAGGTTATATATGAGCCATCCTACAAGATAAACATGCAAAAACTCTCCAGACTGGAAAGAGACAAGCCCATACAACCACTTGACAATGCTATGTACTGGATAGAGTTTGTTATGAGGAACAATGGTGCTGCTCATCTGCGAACAGAGTCCTATAAAATGCCCTGGTACACCTATCACAGTATCGATGTAATTGTTTTCTTACTTTTTGTTGTGTCAgtcacaattattttgattaTTGCAGTTATCCGATACTTGTGTTCCAAGATGTGTATCAAAAGAAGAATAAAACAGGAATGA
- the LOC136709949 gene encoding uncharacterized protein isoform X1, whose translation MRELLMVIFLLLSPSLQRENCGDLCSAKLVLSKSNVMEGENVISKCWIGSKSANNIRVLLCKDNDTVKTEEAGGNKEDVEFKLDKVTLKDSGWYSCVYSEGKIAECMTNMTKLNPVKLEVLGKILPGNITGTQDSLTAGEDLTLTCSLTVNQTCTEIYVYLCLNGTGKSTKPVKCGINPISAVFLLNNIQTEVTGSYSCFYSLSNYNLSDLKNAAENPIFIQVYGGGQSYVVIVLSVAVAVALVIFGLFCYKDILHFRVCRDPDAKSCIHCFSPSVTPGSDHFYSEIAAGENPLAQNVQPRDSSGENHPNRNALYSTVQRTTGRGQEDNTTESTSRHVVYSLLQTCEEKTKQLNTTDYYTYTC comes from the exons ATGAGGGAACTACTGATGGTGATAT TCTTACTACTGTCTCCTTCTCTTCAGAGAG AAAATTGTGGTGATTTATGTTCAGCAAAACTTGTTCTTTCCAAATCCAATGTGATGGAGGGAGAGAATGTGATTTCTAAATGCTGGATTGGTAGTAAATCTGCAAACAATATTCGTGTGCTCCTCTGCAAGGACAATGACACAGTGAAGACTGAGGAAGCTGGTGGAAATAAAGAAGATGTAGAGTTTAAACTTGATAAAGTTACACTAAAAGACTCAGGCTGGTACAGTTGTGTTTATTCAGAGGGAAAAATTGCTGAATGTATGACGAACATGACAAAACTCAATCCAGTCAAACTAGAAGTTCTTG GTAAAATATTGCCGGGAAATATTACAGGAACACAAGATTCTTTAACAGCTGGAGAAGATCTTACGCTGACATGCAGCTTAACAGTGAATCAAACCTGTACTGAAATCTATGTTTATCTGTGTTTAAATGGAACTGGAAAGAGCACCAAACCAGTGAAGTGTGGCATTAACCCCATTTCTGCAGTGTTCCTTCTTAACAATATTCAAACAGAAGTCACTGGTAGCTACAGCTGTTTTTATTCGTTGTCTAATTATAATCTCAGTGATTTGAAAAACGCTGCAGAAAACCCCATCTTCATTCAAGTGTATG GTGGAGGACAGTCTTATGTTGTAATAGTTTTGTCAGTAGCAGTAGCAGTTGCTCTGGTTATATTTGGACTTTTCTGTTACAAAGACATTCTTCATTTCA GGGTTTGCCGGGATCCTGATGCCAAGAGCTGTATACACTGCTTTAG CCCATCTGTTACTCCAGGGAGTGACCATTTCTACAGTGAAATCGCAGCAG GTGAAAATCCTCTGGCTCAAAATGTGCAGCC CAGAGATTCATCAGGAGAGAACCAtcccaatagaaatgctctgtATTCCACAGTACAAAGAACCACAG GAAGAGGACAAGAAGACAATACAACAGAAAG CACTAGCAGACATGTGGTCTACAGCTTGCTGCAGACATGTG AAGAGAAGACTAAGCAACTGAATACAACAGATTACTACACTTATACATGCTAG
- the chrna5 gene encoding neuronal acetylcholine receptor subunit alpha-5 — MLPAQIVALILILLSCCCLLCSTLAPPKLSSYAKTEDKLFKQLFSSYQKWVRPVEDLNGTVRVKFGLAISQLVDVDEKNQLMTTNVWMKQEWVDMKLRWDPDRYLGITSIRVPSDSIWIPDIVLYDNADGHFEATVTKAVVKHDGTISWTPPANYKSACTIDVTFFPFDLQNCSMKFGSWTYDGSQVDILLEDVHVDKRDYFDNGEWEIVTATGSRGLRTDSTGSYPFITYSFIIRRLPLFYTLFLIVPCIGLSFLTVLVFYLPSNCGEKISLCTSVLVSLTVFLLVIEEIIPSSSKVIPLIGEYLVFTMIFVTLSIVITVFAINIHHRSSSTHHGMAPWVRRIFLHRLPKLLCMRSHVDRYATTGGSRRAAKTEGPVGCGRGYAQEATHLLSSRYNLQAALDSIRYITLHVVKENEVREVVQNWKFVAQVLDRVFLWAFLLVSVLGSALLFIPVIYKWANIIVPNYTGSSS, encoded by the exons ATGCTCCCGGCACAAATCGTagctctgattctgattctgctcaGCTGCTGCTGCCTTCTCTGCTCCACACTAG CACCCCCAAAGCTATCTTCATATGCCAAAACAGAGGACAAGCTCTTCAAACAACTCTTCAGCAGCTACCAGAAATGGGTGCGACCTGTAGAAGATCTGAATGGGACAGTTCGTGTCAAATTTGGACTGGCCATTTCACAGCTGGTGGATGTG GATGAGAAGAACCAACTGATGACCACCAACGTGTGGATGAAACAG GAATGGGTGGACATGAAGCTGCGATGGGACCCAGACCGCTATCTTGGAATCACATCTATCAGAGTGCCCTCTGACTCCATCTGGATTCCAGACATTGTGCTCTATGACAA TGCAGATGGTCATTTTGAGGCCACGGTTACTAAAGCTGTAGTGAAGCATGACGGCACCATCTCCTGGACACCACCAGCTAACTACAAATCTGCCTGCACTATAGATGTCACCTTCTTCCCCTTTGACCTCCAGAACTGCTCCATGAAGTTTGGCTCCTGGACCTATGATGGCTCACAG GTGGACATTCTTCTGGAGGACGTCCATGTGGATAAACGAGATTACTTTGACAATGGCGAGTGGGAGATCGTAACAGCAACAGGGAGCCGGGGTCTGAGGACGGACAGCACCGGCTCTTATCCCTTCATCACATACTCCTTCATCATCCGCCGACTTCCTCTCTTTTATACACTCTTCCTCATCGTCCCCTGCATTGGCCTGTCCTTCCTGACAGTGTTGGTCTTCTATCTGCCCTCTAATTGTGGAGAAAAGATCTCTCTTTGCACATCTGTTCTCGTCTCACTCACTGTCTTTCTCCTAGTCATAGAGGAGATCATCCCTTCTTCTTCTAAG GTGATTCCTCTCATTGGTGAGTATCTTGTATTCACCATGATCTTCGTCACACTGTCCATCgtaatcacagtgtttgcaattaaCATCCACCACCGCTCCTCATCCACTCATCACGGCATGGCTCCCTGGGTCCGGCGCATCTTCCTGCACCGGCTGCCCAAGCTGCTGTGTATGCGGAGCCATGTGGATCGCTACGCCACCACCGGGGGAAGCCGGAGAGCAGCAAAGACAGAGGGACCAGTGGGCTGTGGGCGAGGTTATGCACAAGAGGCCACCCACCTACTGAGCTCTAGATACAACCTGCAAGCAGCACTGGACTCCATTCGCTACATTACTCTCCATGTGGTCAAGGAGAATGAAGTCAGAGAG GTTGTCCAGAACTGGAAGTTTGTTGCTCAGGTTTTAGATCGGGTTTTCCTCTGGGCTTTCCTGCTGGTATCCGTGCTTGGTTCTGCTCTACTCTTCATTCCTGTCATTTACAAATGGGCCAATATTATTGTTCCAAACTATACTGGGAGCAGTAGCTAA